In Entelurus aequoreus isolate RoL-2023_Sb linkage group LG02, RoL_Eaeq_v1.1, whole genome shotgun sequence, one genomic interval encodes:
- the LOC133662319 gene encoding zinc finger protein 37-like isoform X2: MEDVGETTPCCKAEQEEPQPPRIKEEEQDHSVSREDPGGPEDEQVIQVIVKGEEDADPPSSSWTPEADVDHLGSAPGSGSDHTTAHSTRHMTTEADVDHIGSAPGSGSDHTTAHSTRHMTTEADVDHLGPAPGSGSDHTTAHSTRHMTTEADVDHLGPPPGSRSDHTTAHSTRHMTTEADVDHMRSAPGSGSEHTTAHSTRHMTLEADVDHLGPPPGSGSDHTTAHSTRHMTTEADVDHIGSAPGSGSDHTTAHSTRHMTTEADVDHLGPAPGSGSDHTTAHSTRHMTTEADVDHLGPPPGSRSDHTTAHSTRHMTTEADVDHMRSAPGSGSEHTTAHSTRHMTLEADVDHLGPPPGSGSDHTTAHSTRHMTTEADVDHIGSAPGSGSDHTTAHSTRHMTPEADVDHMRSAPGSGSEHTTAHSTRHMTTEADVDHLESAPGSGSDHTTAHSTRHMTTEADVDHMRSAPGSGSDHTTAHSTRHLDNTRVMCSECDRAFYDKKTLTVHMRTHTGEKPFVCAVCGKTFAQRGNLIKHTRTHTGEKPFSCPFCTTSYSDRSTLVKHIRRHTGEKPFCCSHCPEKFSRKSNLITHTRTHTGEKPFRCAACSAAFGDRSTLNKHARTHTGEKPFGCSTCGQRFSQREHLRRHARTHTGEKPFPCAVCSKSFSDRSTFVRHMGRHPGQVVLAGQVVSAANVDQGH; this comes from the exons ATGGAGGACGTTGGCGAGACCACGCCGTGCTGCAAGGCGGagcaggaggagccacagcccccccgcattaaagaggaagagcagGACCACAGCGTCAGTCGGGAGGACCCGGGAGGACCGGAGGACGAGCAGGTGATCCAGGTCATCGTGAAGGGTGAGGAGGACGCGgaccctccaagcagcagctggACACCAGAAGCCGACGTAGACCACTTGGGGTCAGCTCCAGGATCAGGTAGCGACCACACCACCGCACACTCCACTCGTCACATGACCACGGAAgctgatgtagaccacattggGTCAGCTCCAGGATCAGGTAGCGACCACACCACCGCACACTCCACTCGTCACATGACCACGGAAGCCGACGTAGACCACTTGGGGCCAGCTCCAGGATCAGGTAGCGACCACACCACCGCACACTCCACTCGTCACATGACCACGGAAGCCGACGTAGACCACTTGGGGCCACCTCCAGGATCACGTAGCGACCACACCACCGCACACTCCACTCGTCACATGACCACGGAAGCCGATGTAGACCACATGAGGTCAGCTCCAGGATCAGGTAGCGAGCACACCACCGCACACTCCACTCGTCACATGACCTTAGAAGCCGACGTAGACCACTTGGGGCCACCTCCAGGATCAGGTAGCGACCACACCACCGCACACTCCACTCGTCACATGACCACGGAAgctgatgtagaccacattggGTCAGCTCCAGGATCAGGTAGCGACCACACCACCGCACACTCCACTCGTCACATGACCACGGAAGCCGACGTAGACCACTTGGGGCCAGCTCCAGGATCAGGTAGCGACCACACCACCGCACACTCCACTCGTCACATGACCACGGAAGCCGACGTAGACCACTTGGGGCCACCTCCAGGATCACGTAGCGACCACACCACCGCACACTCCACTCGTCACATGACCACGGAAGCCGATGTAGACCACATGAGGTCAGCTCCAGGATCAGGTAGCGAGCACACCACCGCACACTCCACTCGTCACATGACCTTAGAAGCCGACGTAGACCACTTGGGGCCACCTCCAGGATCAGGTAGCGACCACACCACCGCACACTCCACTCGTCACATGACCACGGAAGCCGATGTAGACCACATTGGGTCAGCTCCAGGATCAGGTAGTGACCACACCACCGCACACTCCACCCGTCACATGACCCCGGAAGCCGATGTAGACCACATGAGGTCCGCTCCAGGATCAGGTAGCGAGCACACCACCGCACACTCCACTCGTCACATGACCACAGAAGCCGACGTAGACCACCTGGAATCAGCTCCAGGATCAGGTAGCGACCACACCACCGCACACTCCACTCGTCACATGACCACGGAAGctgatgtagaccacatgagGTCAGCTCCAGGATCAG GTAGCGACCACACCACCGCACACTCCACGCGTCACCTCGACAACACCCGAGTGATGTGCTCCGAATGCGACCGGGCTTTTTACGACAAGAAAACGCTGACGGTGCACATGCGCACGCACACCGGAGAGAAACCGTTTGTCTGCGCCGTGTGCGGCAAGACGTTCGCCCAGAGGGGGAATCTGATCAAGCACACCAGGACGCACACGGGGGAGAAACCCTTTTCTTGCCCGTTCTGCACCACCAGTTACAGCGACCGCTCGACTTTGGTCAAACACATCCGGCGGCACACCGGCGAGAAACCGTTCTGCTGTTCGCACTGCCCGGAGAAATTCTCCCGCAAGTCGAACTTGATCACGCACACGAGGACGCACACCGGAGAGAAACCCTTTCGCTGCGCGGCCTGCAGCGCCGCCTTCGGCGACCGCTCCACGTTGAACAAGCACGCCAGGACGCACACGGGGGAGAAACCCTTCGGCTGCTCGACGTGCGGGCAGAGGTTCTCGCAGAGGGAGCACCTGAGAAGACACGCCAGGACGCACACCGGGGAGAAACCCTTCCCCTGCGCCGTTTGCAGCAAAAGCTTTAGCGACCGCTCGACGTTTGTCCGACACATGGGGAGACACCCTGGACAGGTGGTCTTAGCTGGACAGGTGGTCTCAGCCGCCAACGTGGACCAAGGGCACTGA
- the LOC133662319 gene encoding zinc finger protein 37-like isoform X1 — MEDVGETTPCCKAEQEEPQPPRIKEEEQDHSVSREDPGGPEDEQVIQVIVKGEEDADPPSSSWTPEADVDHLGSAPGSGSDHTTAHSTRHMTTEADVDHIGSAPGSGSDHTTAHSTRHMTTEADVDHLGPAPGSGSDHTTAHSTRHMTTEADVDHLGPPPGSRSDHTTAHSTRHMTTEADVDHMRSAPGSGSEHTTAHSTRHMTLEADVDHLGPPPGSGSDHTTAHSTRHMTTEADVDHIGSAPGSGSDHTTAHSTRHMTTEADVDHLGPAPGSGSDHTTAHSTRHMTTEADVDHLGPPPGSRSDHTTAHSTRHMTTEADVDHMRSAPGSGSEHTTAHSTRHMTLEADVDHLGPPPGSGSDHTTAHSTRHMTTEADVDHIGSAPGSGSDHTTAHSTRHMTPEADVDHMRSAPGSGSEHTTAHSTRHMTTEADVDHLESAPGSGSDHTTAHSTRHMTTEADVDHMRSAPGSGSDHTTAHSTRHMTTEADVDHIGSAPGSGSDHTTAHSTRHMTTEADVDHIGSAPGSGSDHTTAHSTRHLDNTRVMCSECDRAFYDKKTLTVHMRTHTGEKPFVCAVCGKTFAQRGNLIKHTRTHTGEKPFSCPFCTTSYSDRSTLVKHIRRHTGEKPFCCSHCPEKFSRKSNLITHTRTHTGEKPFRCAACSAAFGDRSTLNKHARTHTGEKPFGCSTCGQRFSQREHLRRHARTHTGEKPFPCAVCSKSFSDRSTFVRHMGRHPGQVVLAGQVVSAANVDQGH, encoded by the coding sequence ATGGAGGACGTTGGCGAGACCACGCCGTGCTGCAAGGCGGagcaggaggagccacagcccccccgcattaaagaggaagagcagGACCACAGCGTCAGTCGGGAGGACCCGGGAGGACCGGAGGACGAGCAGGTGATCCAGGTCATCGTGAAGGGTGAGGAGGACGCGgaccctccaagcagcagctggACACCAGAAGCCGACGTAGACCACTTGGGGTCAGCTCCAGGATCAGGTAGCGACCACACCACCGCACACTCCACTCGTCACATGACCACGGAAgctgatgtagaccacattggGTCAGCTCCAGGATCAGGTAGCGACCACACCACCGCACACTCCACTCGTCACATGACCACGGAAGCCGACGTAGACCACTTGGGGCCAGCTCCAGGATCAGGTAGCGACCACACCACCGCACACTCCACTCGTCACATGACCACGGAAGCCGACGTAGACCACTTGGGGCCACCTCCAGGATCACGTAGCGACCACACCACCGCACACTCCACTCGTCACATGACCACGGAAGCCGATGTAGACCACATGAGGTCAGCTCCAGGATCAGGTAGCGAGCACACCACCGCACACTCCACTCGTCACATGACCTTAGAAGCCGACGTAGACCACTTGGGGCCACCTCCAGGATCAGGTAGCGACCACACCACCGCACACTCCACTCGTCACATGACCACGGAAgctgatgtagaccacattggGTCAGCTCCAGGATCAGGTAGCGACCACACCACCGCACACTCCACTCGTCACATGACCACGGAAGCCGACGTAGACCACTTGGGGCCAGCTCCAGGATCAGGTAGCGACCACACCACCGCACACTCCACTCGTCACATGACCACGGAAGCCGACGTAGACCACTTGGGGCCACCTCCAGGATCACGTAGCGACCACACCACCGCACACTCCACTCGTCACATGACCACGGAAGCCGATGTAGACCACATGAGGTCAGCTCCAGGATCAGGTAGCGAGCACACCACCGCACACTCCACTCGTCACATGACCTTAGAAGCCGACGTAGACCACTTGGGGCCACCTCCAGGATCAGGTAGCGACCACACCACCGCACACTCCACTCGTCACATGACCACGGAAGCCGATGTAGACCACATTGGGTCAGCTCCAGGATCAGGTAGTGACCACACCACCGCACACTCCACCCGTCACATGACCCCGGAAGCCGATGTAGACCACATGAGGTCCGCTCCAGGATCAGGTAGCGAGCACACCACCGCACACTCCACTCGTCACATGACCACAGAAGCCGACGTAGACCACCTGGAATCAGCTCCAGGATCAGGTAGCGACCACACCACCGCACACTCCACTCGTCACATGACCACGGAAGctgatgtagaccacatgagGTCAGCTCCAGGATCAGGTAGCGACCACACCACCGCACACTCCACTCGTCACATGACCACGGAAGCCGATGTAGACCACATTGGGTCAGCTCCAGGATCGGGTAGCGACCACACCACCGCACACTCCACTCGTCACATGACCACGGAAGCCGACGTAGACCACATTGGGTCAGCTCCAGGATCAGGTAGCGACCACACCACCGCACACTCCACGCGTCACCTCGACAACACCCGAGTGATGTGCTCCGAATGCGACCGGGCTTTTTACGACAAGAAAACGCTGACGGTGCACATGCGCACGCACACCGGAGAGAAACCGTTTGTCTGCGCCGTGTGCGGCAAGACGTTCGCCCAGAGGGGGAATCTGATCAAGCACACCAGGACGCACACGGGGGAGAAACCCTTTTCTTGCCCGTTCTGCACCACCAGTTACAGCGACCGCTCGACTTTGGTCAAACACATCCGGCGGCACACCGGCGAGAAACCGTTCTGCTGTTCGCACTGCCCGGAGAAATTCTCCCGCAAGTCGAACTTGATCACGCACACGAGGACGCACACCGGAGAGAAACCCTTTCGCTGCGCGGCCTGCAGCGCCGCCTTCGGCGACCGCTCCACGTTGAACAAGCACGCCAGGACGCACACGGGGGAGAAACCCTTCGGCTGCTCGACGTGCGGGCAGAGGTTCTCGCAGAGGGAGCACCTGAGAAGACACGCCAGGACGCACACCGGGGAGAAACCCTTCCCCTGCGCCGTTTGCAGCAAAAGCTTTAGCGACCGCTCGACGTTTGTCCGACACATGGGGAGACACCCTGGACAGGTGGTCTTAGCTGGACAGGTGGTCTCAGCCGCCAACGTGGACCAAGGGCACTGA